A DNA window from Thalassospiraceae bacterium LMO-JJ14 contains the following coding sequences:
- a CDS encoding NAD kinase: MKYERIAFVVAPTPEAAEARVRLARIYGNESVDSADVIVALGGDGMMLHTIHDLMDREIPIYGMNRGSVGFLMNEYAEAGLVERLEKAELIELHPLKMEAIDIDGKAHASLAVNEVSLIRETRQAAKIRIIVDGVARLDEMMCDGVLVSTPAGSTAYNLSASGPIIPLGNDLLALTPISAFRPRRWRGALLPSKAKITFEVLDAADRRVSATADFNEVRNVVSVNISQVANHAPKLLFDPEHNLEERVLREQFSA; the protein is encoded by the coding sequence ATGAAGTATGAACGGATTGCCTTTGTCGTGGCGCCGACCCCGGAAGCCGCCGAAGCCCGGGTGCGGCTTGCGCGGATATACGGAAACGAGTCCGTCGACAGCGCCGATGTGATCGTCGCGCTGGGCGGTGACGGCATGATGCTGCACACCATCCACGATCTGATGGACCGCGAAATACCGATTTACGGCATGAACCGGGGTTCGGTCGGGTTCCTGATGAACGAATACGCCGAGGCGGGGTTGGTCGAACGGCTCGAAAAGGCCGAGCTGATCGAACTGCATCCCCTGAAAATGGAAGCCATCGACATCGACGGCAAGGCGCATGCGTCGCTCGCCGTGAACGAGGTCTCGCTGATCCGCGAAACCCGTCAGGCGGCGAAGATCCGCATCATCGTCGACGGCGTCGCCCGGCTCGACGAAATGATGTGCGACGGCGTGCTGGTATCGACCCCGGCGGGATCGACCGCCTACAACCTGTCCGCAAGCGGGCCGATCATTCCGCTCGGCAACGACCTGCTGGCGCTGACGCCGATCAGCGCCTTCCGGCCCCGGCGCTGGCGCGGTGCGCTGTTGCCGTCAAAGGCCAAGATCACCTTCGAGGTGCTGGATGCCGCCGACCGCAGGGTCAGTGCGACCGCCGACTTCAACGAGGTCCGCAACGTCGTCAGCGTGAATATCTCGCAGGTCGCGAATCATGCGCCGAAGCTTCTGTTCGATCCCGAACACAACCTCGAGGAACGGGTACTCCGGGAGCAGTTCAGCGCGTGA
- a CDS encoding DUF4126 domain-containing protein has protein sequence MDGLGPDVMGALALALGAAWASGINLYLAALMIGGLGMTGAVDLPPDLEVLASPPVIATAALLYGLEFFADKIPGIDSLNDALHTFIRIPAGALLAMGSVSGVAEPWQAAAALVLGGVVSAGSHAAKTGSRALINTSPEPFSNWFASIFEDVIVIVGLLLALFKPVVFLIWMALFALLLIWLLPKLLRGLRAIWQRIQGFRAPGKEPGSGLAASFKGPPDTPSSGAQPPQPRP, from the coding sequence ATGGACGGGTTGGGCCCGGACGTGATGGGCGCGCTGGCCTTGGCGCTGGGTGCGGCATGGGCCAGCGGCATCAATCTTTATCTGGCGGCGCTGATGATCGGCGGGCTGGGCATGACCGGCGCCGTCGATCTGCCGCCCGATCTTGAAGTGCTGGCGAGCCCGCCGGTAATCGCCACGGCGGCGCTGCTGTACGGGCTGGAATTCTTCGCCGACAAGATCCCCGGCATCGACAGCCTCAACGATGCGCTGCATACCTTCATCCGCATTCCCGCCGGCGCGCTTTTGGCGATGGGCAGCGTATCGGGCGTCGCCGAGCCGTGGCAGGCGGCTGCGGCGTTGGTGCTGGGCGGTGTCGTCAGCGCCGGTTCGCACGCCGCCAAGACCGGCAGCCGGGCGCTGATCAATACCTCGCCGGAGCCGTTCTCGAACTGGTTCGCGTCGATCTTCGAGGATGTCATCGTCATCGTCGGCCTGCTGCTGGCGCTGTTCAAGCCGGTGGTATTCCTGATCTGGATGGCGTTGTTCGCGCTGCTGCTGATCTGGCTTCTGCCGAAGTTGTTGCGCGGTCTCAGGGCCATCTGGCAGCGTATCCAGGGCTTCCGCGCGCCAGGCAAGGAACCGGGCAGCGGCCTCGCGGCAAGCTTCAAGGGGCCGCCGGACACGCCGTCTTCCGGTGCTCAGCCGCCGCAACCGAGGCCCTAG
- a CDS encoding sulfite exporter TauE/SafE family protein, which translates to MLDPITLAIIFATFMLAGTIKGVIGLGLPTISLALLTVAFDLTTAMALLLIPSFVTNLWQAGVGGNAGVIVRRLWPFLFLATASVGVGAAFLTRVDLNMLSALLGLLIIAYASLGLGGIQLTVRPSQEILTGTVLGAVNGVLTGMTGSFVVPGVMFLQAIGLPRDMLVQAMGMLFTASTLALGVALGANDLLSTDFGLMSASGVLPAVIGMVVGQQIRKHIPEDLFRRVFFFALLVLGFYIAANALTATSGGVF; encoded by the coding sequence ATGCTTGATCCGATTACACTCGCCATCATTTTCGCGACGTTCATGCTCGCCGGTACGATCAAGGGGGTCATCGGCCTCGGGCTGCCGACCATAAGTCTGGCGCTGCTGACCGTTGCCTTCGATCTCACGACGGCGATGGCGCTGTTGCTGATCCCGTCGTTCGTCACCAATCTGTGGCAGGCCGGTGTCGGCGGCAATGCCGGGGTCATCGTCCGCCGCCTGTGGCCGTTCCTGTTTCTGGCGACGGCGAGTGTCGGCGTCGGCGCGGCGTTCCTGACGCGGGTCGATCTGAACATGCTGTCGGCACTGCTGGGGCTGCTGATCATCGCCTATGCCAGCCTCGGCCTCGGCGGCATCCAGCTGACGGTCCGCCCGTCGCAGGAAATCCTGACCGGCACCGTGCTCGGCGCCGTCAACGGCGTGCTGACCGGGATGACCGGCTCGTTCGTGGTCCCCGGCGTGATGTTCCTGCAGGCCATCGGCTTGCCGCGCGACATGCTGGTGCAGGCGATGGGCATGCTGTTTACCGCCTCGACACTGGCGCTGGGGGTGGCGCTCGGCGCCAACGATCTGCTGTCGACGGATTTCGGCCTGATGTCGGCGTCGGGTGTGCTGCCGGCGGTGATCGGCATGGTTGTCGGCCAGCAGATCCGCAAGCACATACCCGAAGACCTGTTCCGCCGGGTGTTCTTTTTCGCGCTTCTGGTGCTCGGTTTCTATATCGCCGCCAATGCCCTGACGGCGACCTCGGGCGGTGTCTTTTAG
- a CDS encoding GIY-YIG nuclease family protein encodes MNRQGYLYILASRRNGTLYIGVTSDLVRRVWEHRAGVVDGFSKRYGCKTLVYFETFDDIANAIQREKALKEWKRAWKLRLIEEMNPTWRDLWDDICRP; translated from the coding sequence ATGAACAGGCAAGGCTATCTATACATCCTCGCGAGCCGCCGAAACGGGACGCTTTATATTGGGGTCACGTCAGACCTCGTTCGGCGTGTGTGGGAACACCGTGCAGGCGTCGTTGACGGTTTTTCGAAAAGGTATGGCTGCAAAACACTCGTTTACTTCGAGACGTTTGACGATATTGCAAACGCGATCCAGCGCGAAAAAGCGCTCAAAGAGTGGAAGCGTGCGTGGAAACTGCGGCTGATCGAAGAGATGAATCCGACGTGGCGCGATTTATGGGATGATATTTGCCGGCCTTAG